GGACCGCTACGGGCGGTGCTGAGCGCCGACGTGCCGGTTCTGTCCTTCGAGGTCGAAGGCGCGCGGCTCAGCGACGCGTTTCTAGCAATGACCGGGGAGGGTGTCCGATGACGACGGGTCTGCGGGGGCTGGTCCGGAACGCCGAACCCAGCGCGGGCGGGGTTCGCGGCGATGGCCCGGGTTGGCGGGTCATCGCCGAACAGGAGTGCCGCGATCTGTGGGTGAGCGGGCGCGGCCCGGTGTTGGTCTTCGCGTTCAGCGTCGTCCTGAGCGTCATGACCTACCTTGCCGGTACCAGTCAGGTGCTCAACTTCCTCGAGCAGCGGGAGGCGGTGAACCTCACCCTGCAGGTTGCGGTGGCGGTCGGCGTCCTCGTCACGCTGGTGGTCAGCGCCGACGCGATCAGCGGGGAGCGGGAACGGGGCACGTTGGAGAGCCTGCTGCTCGCACCCGTCTCCCGCCGGGCGATCGTGCTGGGGAAGTTCGCCGCCGCCTTGTCGCTTTGGCTCGCGGCCTTCGTCGTGAGTGTGCCGTATCTGTGGGCGCTCGGACGCGGAGTGTCCATCGTCGGGCAGGCGCTGGTGCTGGGCCTGCTCGTCGGCACGCTGCTGGCCGTCGCGCTCGCCGCGCTCGGTCTGCTGATCAGCGCCGTGTCGAGCTCCAACAAAGTCAGCCTCGCGGTGAGCCTGTTCCTGCTGTTGGCGCTCTTCGCACCGACCCAGTTGCCCGGCGGCGCGCCGAAGGGCTGGTTCGGTGATCTTCTCGTCCGGCTCAATCCGGTCGGCGCGTCGCTGCACTACCTGACGGCTGTGCTCGTCAACGGGCACAGCTGGACGCGGGACCTGTCGTACCTGATCTCTCCGCTACTCATCGCGGTACTGACCGGGGGCGTCCTGATTGCCGCCGGCACCCGGATCGTCAGGCTGTATGGAGGGGTGAGCGGAGCATGAAGACAGGGCTGGCCCTCGCCGGGCTGTTGTTGGCGCTGACGGCTCCCGTCGGCTTGACCGCTTCGGCGGGAGCCGCTCCGCCGCCACTGCCGGGCGTCGTTGAGGTCGTATTGGAGCAGAGCCGACTCATCACGGTCGTTGGTGAGCGGTTGACGCTTGAGTCCCGTGTGGTCAACTCGGGTGAGGCGCCGACCGACCGGCTGGTGGCCCACCTCAACGTCGCGAGCCTGGACGGCGTCTACGTCGACCTCGAGGACTGGTCGGCGGACGTGACCCGGGAGGTTTCGCCGGTGGCGCCGGGCAGCAGCACGTCACTGTCCTGGCAGTACCAGGCCGTCAACACCGGCAGTTTCGACGTCTACGTCGTGCTCATGCCCGGCGGCGACTCCACGGCGGGTACGGGCCCGCTGGTGGTGAGCCAGCCGCTACACGTGAGCGTGGCCGGAAAGCGGACCCTGACCGCAGCGGGCTCGCTGCCGGTTGCCATCGTCGTTCCGGTCGTGCTCGCTCTGCTGGCCGCAGCTGCCAGATATCGCATTCGGCGTATGAGTTGACCGGGAGGAACTCACCCTCGGATTCCGGGTTGCCGAGCCGCAGTTGTCCCGGCGCGAAGTCGACGCCGGTGGGGCGTCCGGCCGCATCCAGGACCCAGCCCAGCCTGCCGGTGCCCGACGCGGGAATCTCCGGTCCGACGCTCGGCAAGCTCACTGCGGTGGGCGGCAGCCTCGTCGTGGTCGGCCTCGTACTGCTTCTCGCGCAACGGCGTCGTCGCTGGGTCAGGCCGAGGGCAATCTGGCTAAGTAGGCCCAGGGTCGGGCGGGTTTCCGTACGCTGCGCTGAGTGAAATGGGCACGTTCCTTCGTCGCGCTGGCGGCGACCCTGACTGTTACGGCGTGCGATGCCGTCCGGACCCCGCCGGCCGCTGCGCCCACCCGCTCCGCCCCTGCGGGCTCCCCGTCGCACCCCGCCGAGATCACCTTGGCCTTCGCGGGCGACGTGCACTTCGCTGACCGTACGGCCGATCTGCTGGGCGACCCGGCGACCGCGTTCGGGTCGATCTCGTCGACGCTGTCGGCCGCAGACCTGGCGATGGTCAACCTGGAGACGGCAGTCACCACACGCGGGACTCCCGAGCCGAAGGAGTTCCATTTCCGGGCGCCGGCAAGCGCGTATGACGCGGTGAAGGCCGCCGGCATCGACGTCGTGTCGATCGCCAACAACCACGCGTTGGACTACGGGCGGACGGGGCTGGCCGACACCGTGGACGCAGCCAGGGCCGTCGGGTTGCCGGCCGTCGGGGCGGGCGCCGACGCGGCGGCGGCGTACGCGCCGTGGATCACCGAGATACGCGGTACCAAAATCGCTGTCCTCGGCTTCAGCCAGGTCTCCGAGCTGTGGTCGGAGTGGAGGGCCACAGACACCCGGGCCGGTATCGCGATGACCCGCGACTTACCGCGCGCCGTCGCGGCGGTGCGCGCCGCCCGGCGCCAGGCCAGCGTGGTCGTCGTCTACGTCCACTGGGGCACGGAGGGCGACGCGTGTCCACCCGCCGAGGCTCGCGAGTTCGCTGGCGAGATGGCCGAGGCCGGTGCCACGATCGTCGTCGGCACCCACGCCCACCTACTGCTCGGCGACGGGTGGCTCGGCAAGACCTTCGTCCAGTACGGACTCGGCAACTTCCTGTGGTGGCGTGACGACGCGTACAGCAACGACACGGGGGTGCTGCGGGTGACCCTCGACGCTTCGGCGATCTCGAAAACGGAACTGGTGCCCGCGACGATCTCCCGCCGCACCGGTCGACCCGAACTCGCCGGCCGCGAGGACACGGCCCGGATCGGCCAGGAGTACGCGGGCCTGCGCGCCTGCACCGGACTCGCCGCGAGCCCCGCCCCGTAGTCGGGCGAAACACGGCCCCGCAACGTGGAACCCAGGGGTGAAATTCAGCCGACTTCGACACGCGCAGCTAAAACGGCCGGAACCACAACTCCGTGCGCGCCACCGAGTGCAGCTACTGCGGCCCCCGGCCGCATGCCCACCTGCCCCAGCCGTGGGCGTGGTGCCCGCCGATTGTGGGGTCGGCGGGCACCGTCGTGGTGGTGGGCATCAGCTGCCGCAGCAGCCGCCGGCCTGACCGCCAGCGGGGGCGGCGTCAAGGGTGACCAGGTTCAACGGTGCGGACAGCAGGCCCCCGGAGATGCCAGTGGCCAGTCCGCGCGCTGCCGGCTCGGCGGTCGGCGCCGGCCCGCAGCAACTGTCGCCGGTGGCGGAGTCCGTGGGGTTGCTGTTGCACACGCCGGTTTCGGGCAGGTCGAGCTGGACGTCGCGGGCGGCGTCCCAGTCGCCGGCGAGGGCGGCGACGACGGAGCGGACCTGCTCGTAGCCGGTGGCCATGAGGAACGTCGGCGCCCGGCCGTAGGACTTCATGCCGACGGCGTAGTAGCCGGCCTCCGGATGGACGAGTTCGTCGACGCCGTGTGCGGGCACGGTGCCGCAGGAGTGCTCGTTCGGGTCGATGAGCGGCGCGAGCGCGCGGGTGGCGCCCATGATCGGGTCCAGGTCCAGGCGCAGCTCGGCGGCGATCGAGTGGTCCGGTCGGAAGCCGGTGGCCGCGACGATCCGGTCCACCGTGACCGACTCCTCGCCGCCGTCGCCGTGCCGCACCACCACACTCACCCGGCCGTCTGTCGGGGTGAGCGCGTGCACGGAGAAGCCGGTGAGCAGCCGGATCCGGCCGGCGTCGACGTGCGCGCGCAGCCGCGAGCCCAGGGCACCGCGGGCGGGCAGCGCGTCGGCGTCCCCGCCGCCGTAGGTCCGCGTCGGCGAGGCGGTCCGGATCGCCCAGGTCACCTCGGTGCCCGGCGTGGATTCGGCCAGCTCGGCCAGGGACAGCAGCGTGTTCGCGGCGGAGTGGCCGGCCCCGACGACGAGGGTGTGCCGGCCGGCGAAGCGGTCCCGGGCCGCGCCTAGAACGTCGGGCAGCGCGTGCTCCAGGAACGGAGCGACAGTGGTCTCGCCCCGGGCGGGCAAGCCGGAGGCGCCCAGGACGTTCGGCGTGCCCCAGGTGCCGGACGCGTCGATGACGGCGCGGGCGAGTAGCTCTTCGCCGTCGGCGAGGCGGATCAGGAACGGCGTGGACTCACGGCCGGCGGTGCGCAGTCGGTCCAGGCCCAGACGGCTGATCGCTTCGACCCGGGCACCGTAGCGCAGGTACGGCTTGAGCTGCGGCAGCTCCGCGAGGGGCTGCAGGTAGTCGCCGGCCAGCTCCGCTCCGGTGGGCAGGGCCTCAAGGTCAGGGGCGGCCCAGCCCGCCTCGTCGAGAATCCGGCGGGCGGCCGGGTCGATGTTGTAGCGCCACGGGGAGAACACCCGCACGTGGCCCCACTGCCGCACGGCGGCACCCGGGGTGTCGCCGGCTTCGAGGACGGTGAAGGCGATGCCCCGCTCGTTCAGGTGCGCGGCGGCGGCCAGGCCTACTGGTCCGGCGCCGATGACCACGACAGGCAGCTCGTTCAGGGTGCTCACCGGTCAAACTCCTCTGTGTTGAGAACTATCGAATCAAGTAGGTGGACGAGGCCCTGCTTGTGAGGGGCCAGGGTTGGTCAGGTGACGACGGGACTGCGCCGCTCGAGCAGGACGACGTCGCGCCAGCGGCCGTGGTGGCGACCAACCCGCTCGCGCACGCCGATGACCCGGAAGCCGGCCCGCTCGTGCAGGGTGAGGCTGGCGGCGTTTTCGGGGAAGACTCCGGACTGGATGGTCCAGATGCCGGCGGCTTCGGTGGAGGTGATCAGCGTGTCCAGCAGCAGCCGGGCGACGCCGCGGCCCTGCGCGACGGGGTCGACGTAGACGGAGTGCTCGACCACGCCGGCGTAGACCGTGCGCCCCGAGGTGGGCACGACAGCGATCCAACCGACCACCGTGTTCCCGTCGATCGCCACGAAGCGGTGTTCGGGCAGCTTTGCCGCGTCGAACGCCGCCCAGGTGGGTGCGATCGTCTCGAAGCTGGCGTTGCCGGCGTCGAGTCCGGCCTGATAGATCGCCAGAACCCGCTCGGCGTCGTCGTCCCGCAGGGGGCGCACCGTGATGTCGGCCATCAGCAGGCTCCATTCGGGTGGGGGGCGGGTCGGCCCATGACCACGTCCGCGGCGGACGGGAAGCAGTCGACGCAGGCGTCGTTGATCCGGTAGTGGCGGGCGGTGCCGACCGGCTCGACGAAGACGAACCGCACCTCGGTGAGGATCTTCAGGTGCTGCGAGACGGTGGACTGCGCCAGGCCGACGGCGTCGACGATTTCTCCCACGCTCATTGGTCGGGCGTGCCGGGCGAGGTATTCGACGATCTGCACTCGGGTCGGGTCGGCCAGGGCCCGGAACCAGGATGCGTACGCCTGCGCGGTGGTCCGGTCGAGCATCTCGGCCGCCACATCTCCCCCTTCATCGTTTATCGCCGATCGGCGATGAAAGTGTAGCGGGTGCGGGCGCAGCGAGGGACACGGTCGCGACAACCAGGCGGGCGATGGCCGTCAGGGTGTGCGGGTCGACGCGATCCGGGGTGTCGGCGGGACTGTGGTAGCCGGCCATTCCCGCACCGATGCCCACAGCCGCAAGCCCGGCGGCGCCGTAACGGCGGTTGTCCGACGCCACGGGCCCGGCAGTTAGCGGAAGGCCGGTGTGTCGGCCGGCTTGGTCGAGCAGGGCGAGCAGCCGGTGGGCGGGGCCCCCGGCCTCTACCGCGGCGGCCTGGTCGAGGCGGCCGGCGCCGTCGACGTTGATGACCAGCGGGTTGCCGCCGCTGGCACGCAGTCGAGAACTGTGGTGGGCGGAGCCCAACGCCCCGATTTCCTCGGCGTCGAGCAGCGCGACGGACAGTCCGAGGTCGTCGGGGAGCACGGCGGACAGGACCCGGGCGGCCTCCAGGACCACGGCGACGCCGCTGGCGTTGTCGGACGCGCCGGGCTGGCGCACGCCGGGGTGGTCGCCCACCCCGTCGTAGTGGGCGGTCAACAGCAGCTCTACCGCACGGGGCGAGGGTCGGTCGAAGGTGGCGTAGATGTTCGTACCGGTGGCGTCGGCGCGACGTAGTGGGGTGTTCGCGCTCATCCAGCCCTCACCGGCGGCGCTCAAGACGACAGAGTGCGTGCGCGGGTCCAGCGTCAGGACCGGCAGGGGGCCCGGGTCCGGGCCCGCGAGGGTTGTGTACTGCCATCCGTCGGCGTCGACCGCGCGGCTCAGGAGCAGACCGGCAGCGCCTCGGGTGTCACGGTAGGCGTCGAACAGAATCATCCCCGCTCGCACCACCAGCCAGCGGCCGGTCGGGTCATCGCTACCGGCCACACCCAGCAGGCCACGCCTGACCTCGATGGTGTCGGTGGAAGCCGGGTGGATCGACACCTCACGACCGAAGGTCAGATCCGCCGACACGTCGCCGACACCCCATGTGACGGTCGGTGCGGCGTAGATGTCCGGCACGGCCCGGACCGGGAAGTCGTCGATTTCGACCCTCGCGCCGAGCGCGGTGAGGTGGTCGGCGAGCCAGGCGCGGGCGGCAGCCCCGCCCGGCGTGCCGACCCGCCGACCGGCGAAGTCGTCCGCAGCCAGGGCGGCGACGGTCGTGGTCATCCGCTCGGCGGACACGGCCACGAGCCGCGCCGCCATGCTGGCGGGCGGGCCGGCTGCCGGCGTCATCCGCAGCACCCCTGTCCGGTGCGCATCGCGTCGGCCTTCGCCGTGGTGCCGCAGCAGGAGTCGGCCGCCTCGGCGGTCTGTTGGGTGCCGCAGCACGGGCCGCCGGTCGTCGCTGTCTCGCCAGCGGGCGGGAGGATCGAGCCGACCCCCTGCACGGGGCTTCCGCAACAGGAACCCGACCCGGTCACGACCAGGGCGGCGCCCGGGTCCCCGGTGAATCCGCCTGCCCTCTGGGTGTCCTCGCTCATCGTGTTCCCTTCCGCCTGTCTTGACGTTTGTCTAAGCAGAGAGTTGCACGTTGATTAGAAGGATGTCAACCTAGAGACATGTCGAAGCAAGGCGCGCCTCTCGCCCTCGTGGATCTGACCGCTGATACGCCGTGCTGCCCTCCACTGGCTCAGCGCCGGGTGCCGGCCGAAACCGCCGCAGTGCTCGCTCCGACGTTCAAGGCCCTGGGCGATCCGGTGCGGCTGCAGCTGATGTCGATGATCGCCTCGGCGGAGGGCGGGGAGGCGTGCGTCTGCGACCTCACTCCCGCCTTCGACCTCACCGGGCCGACCATCTCGCATCACCTCAAGACGCTGCGCGAGGCCGGCCTCGTCGATGCCGAGCGACGCGGGACGTGGGTCTACTACCGCGCTCGCCCGGCCATCCTGCGCCAGCTCGCCGCGCTGCTCACGGTCGAACCGACCCCCACGGCGTAGGCCGCGGCCGGCGCCGCAGCCCCCGGGTGAACATCCACCCAGCCGGGTGCACTCAGCGCGCCCCACACCGACCACCGACTCGTCGCCATTTGACAGTGTCGCAGTTGCTCAGCAATAGTTGACTCAATGAGTATTGAGCTTGCTTCCCTGCAGGGGCGCGCCCGCATCCACGCCGCGCTCGGGGATCCGGCGCGCCTGGCGGTCGTCGACGCGCTCACCCTGGGCGATGCGTCCCCTGGTGAGATCGCCCAGGACCTGGGGATGCCGACGAACCTGGTCGCCCACCACGTCAAGGTCCTCACCGAAGCCGGGCTCGTCGTCCGCAGCCGGTCCGAGGGAGACCGCCGTCGCACCTACCTACGGCTGCGGCCCGAGGCCCTGGCCATGCTGATGCCGGCGCCGTTGACCGAGGTGGGTCGGGTGGTGTTCGTCTGCACCCACAACTCCGCCCGCTCGCAACTCGCCGCCGCCCTCTGGTCCGACCGCACCCACACCTCGGCGGCGTCCGCGGGAACGCAGCCCGCAGAGCGGGTTCATCCGCGGGCTGTCGCCGTGGCCCACCGGCACGGACTGCGGCTGAACCCGACCGGCACCGCGCACGTCGCGGACATCGTGCGCGACGGCGACCTCGTCATTGCCGTCTGCGACAACGCCCACGAGGAACTCACCGGCCCAGCCGCGCCCCGACTTCACTGGTCGGTGCCCGACCCGGTCCGCGTCGACACCGACGCCGCGTTCGAGGCCGCGTTCGCCGACCTCGCCGCCCGCGTCGACCGCGTCGCCCCCAACGTCGCCGCCGCCACGAGTTCGGCCGGCCGCCATGACTGACACCAACCCCTACGTGCGCGATGAACGAGGGCAACCCGGCGCCCAACTGCACCCCGTAAGCACCAAGCCGCAGCAGAGTAGGGCGGACGAGACGTACCGAGGCCTGGTGAATCCGTCGCGTCCCGCCGGCCGTTACCAGCGTCTCGACCGCAACAGCGACCCCGCCCGCGCCCTGCCGGCGATGCCCGACCAGGCACCGGTCAACTGGCCCCGCGATCCACACTGCAAGGAGGGCTTCTGATGTCCGACAAGCCGAGCGTCCTGTTCGTCTGCGTCCACAACGCCGGCCGCTCACAGATGGCCGCCGGCTGGCTGCGCCACCTCGCCGGCGACGCCGTCGAGGTCCGCTCTGCCGGCTCCGCCCCGGCCGAGACGGTCAATCCCGCCGCGGTGCAGGCCATGCGGGAGGTCGGCATCGACATCACCGACCAGACGCCGAAGCTCCTCGAGTACGCCACGGCGCAGTCCTCGGACGTCATCGTGACCATGGGCTGCGGCGACGCCTGCCCGGTCTTTCCCGGTAAGCGCTACGAGGACTGGAAGCTCGACGACCCCGCCGGCAAGGGCGTCGAGGCCGTCCGCCCCATCCGCGACGAGATCCGCACTCGGGTGGAGAAACTCCTCACCGAGTTGCGCCCTGTCGCCTGACCCCGAGACCGCCCCGCGCGCCCGCTACTGGACCCACTACCGACTCCGGCCCGAATCGCTCCGCGCGCTCGGTCAGTGCGCCGCCTTCGCCGACCAGGCGCCCACCGGCGCCGAGGGCAGACGGCCCTGCGGGCCCGAAACACCCGCCCAGGAACCAACAGAGGAACGAACCCCATGACGGCACTGGCCACACCGGCGCGCACCACACCACGGCTCTCCACGCTGGACCGGCTCCTGCCGGTATGGATCGGCGCCGCCATGGCCGCCGGGCTGCTCCTCGGCCGACTGATCCCCGGACTCGACGACGCCCTCGACCGGGTCAAGATCGGCGGGATCTCCGTACCCATCGCCCTCGGCCTGCTGATCATGATGTACCCGGTCCTGGCCAAGGTCCGCTACGACCGCCTCGACACCGTCACCTCCGACCGGCGCCTGCTGATCTCCTCCCTGGTCATCAACTGGCTCATCGGCCCCGCCGTCATGTTCGCCCTGGCCTGGCTGCTCCTACCCGACCAGCCCGCGTACCGCACCGGCCTCATCATCGTCGGCCTCGCCCGCTGCATCGCCATGGTCATCATCTGGAACGACCTCGCCTGCGGCGACCGGGAAGCCGCCGCCGTCCTGGTCGCGCTCAACTCCGTCTTCCAGGTCCTCGCCTTCGGCCTGCTCGGCTGGTTCTACCTCACGGTCCTGCCCGGCTGGCTCGGCCTGGAGCAGGCCGGACTGTCAGTCTCCGGATGGGACATCGCCGGCAGCGTCCTGGTCTTCCTCGGCATCCCCCTGACCGCGGGCTACCTCACCCGCAAACTCGGCGAACGCGCCAAGGGCCGCGACTGGTACGAGGCGAAGTTCCTGCCCCGGATCGGGCCGGTCGCCCTGTACGGGCTGCTGTTCACCATCGTGCTGCTCTTCGCTCTGCAGGGCGACGCGATCACCGCCCAGCCCTGGGACGTCGCCCGCATCGCGCTCCCCCTCCTCGCGTACTTCGCGATCATGTGGTTCGGCTCGTTCGCCATCGGTCGGGCGATCGGCCTGAACTACGAACGCACCACCACGCTCGCCTTCACCGCGGCCGGCAACAACTTCGAACTTGCCATCGCCGTGGCGATCGGCGTGTTCGGCGTCACCAGCGGCCAGGCCCTCGCCGGAGTCGTCGGACCACTGATCGAGGTACCGGTCCTGGTTGCCCTCGTCTACGTCAGCCTCGCCGCCCGCCGCCGGTTCTTCCCCACCGGAGTCACCATCGCCTAGCCGGGCACAAGCAACGGCTCCGGCAGCCAGCGGCGCGAGGCCGACCGTCGGCAGCCGTTCGGGGCCACATACTCCGTTCACCGGCGTGTTCGGCCCGGAAACCGTCGAACGGTACGCCTTCGAGTCCTACAGGTATCTGCACCGCACCGTCCGCTGCCGATCGTCGGAGATCGGGTGCCCGCGCTCAGACTCGCTCACGGGAGCGAATCTCGCTTCAGGCAGGTCACGACGTCCGCACATCAAGCGTCCACGATTCGGCACGATCGACCGCGCGTCCCGCAGCATGACAACGCGTTCGCCCGTGAGAAAGTTGGTGTCATGGCAGCTGAAGCGACTCCGGGCCGCGAAGTTGTCCTCGAGACGGATCGCCTGCTGCTCAGACCTTGGCGGGAAGCCGAGGCTGTCGTCCAGCGCGAGCTGTGGACCGAACGTGACCCACGAGTGCCGCCGCACCGCCGAATCGACGCGGATGGACACCCCACGATCGCGGAACTCGAGGATTCGATCCGCACCAACCAGCCATCGTCGACCGGGTTACTGGCGATCGAGCGGAAGGCCGCTCGTGACGTCATCGGCTACTGCGGGCTGATCGACGGCGGACGAGGATCGGAAGGGGAACCGGAACTGGCGTTCGAGCTGCTACGCCGATTCTGGGGTCAGGGATACGCGACCGAGGCCTCGTTGGCGGTTCTGGACTGGGCGGGATCGTCCGGGTACGAACGTCTGTGGGCCACGGTCTGGGAGTGGAACACCGCTTCTCGCCGTGTACTGGCTAAGGTCGGGTTCACCGAGACCGAGCGGAAGGAAGTGGACGCGGTCTACGGGACCACCCTGTTCACCACGAGACGGCTCTGACACACCCGGCGTTTCGCCTTGAGGGCGGCTCCGAGCAGCGGCGGCAGGCGTCAGCTCCCCATTCCGAGTTCGTGCTGCGGTGTGCCACAAGCGGATCGATCACCGGACATGGTTGCACGCTGCCGAAGTGCCCGGTGATAACGCCATAAGGTCCCCTGCTCGGGCAGATCAACAGTACGGACGATTCGTGCGGGCTGACGGGAGCTTCCAGGCCGGCTCCTGCCCTGCAACGCCTGCCCCTTCTGACCTCACCTAGTAAATCCTCCTCCCAATCGACGGGTGGTCGGTGTGCGGCGCTGCCCCGCGACGGGTTTTGCTGCGACCCCCATGGAAGGGGCGAGTTCGCCACCGCAGTTGTGTACGAGGACCGGTGTGTTGCCGGCGAGCACATAGGACGTGTGGAGGCCAGCGACAGCGCGGTCACGCATCGTCTTGTGACCGGTAACGGCCGGCGATCTTGCTTCGACGCATGTGCCGGACTGGTCGCAAGCCTCGGAGTCGAACCGAGCAGGCCGCCGTTATGAGCAGCAGCTGGACCCACGTCCGCCTGCGCCTTACTCCGCAGTGGATGGCATCTAGAGGCCGTAGCCGGACTCGAACCGGCGTGCGCGGTTTTGCAGACCGCTCCCTCACCCCTCGGGCATACGACCGTGCGCGCCCCCGGACCGATTCGAACGGCCGGCCTGCGGTCCCGGAAACCGCTGCTCTATCCGCTGAGCTACGGGGGCATGGTGCGCGTCCCTGGTGCCGACCCAGGTCTGCTCGAAAGCGCCGGCTTTACAGGCCGGGGGGCGTGCCGCCGCCCACGACGCGCTTGGGGTGACTGGCGGGACTCGAACCCGCGACAACCCGGGACCACAACCCGGTGCTCTACCACTGAGCTACAACCACCATGCTTCTAAATCTCCGTCGACCCAGGAATCAAAAAGTCATCGGCCATCCGAACGAGCGACCGTTGGCCGTTGACCGGTGGGGCGATCCGCAGGTACGCCGACGATTTCCCGACCTCGCTGACCGGCACAAGGTAGACGCCAGGCCGTCCCGGGACTGCGACACCGAAGTAGTCGACCAGCCCGACGTAGGTCGTTCGTTGTTGAGCGTAGTTCTTGGAGGTAGTGGCGAACTCGATGACCGAGCCGTTCCGGACCAGCCGGGCGGTCTTGCACTGGACCGACTTCATCCCGTCGCCGGTCTCGATCACCAGGTCTGCTTTGCCCACCCCGAATGGAACGTAGCAGGGGTAGCCAGCATTAGTGAGGGCGGCCAGCACGCGACTCTCCACGATGGCTGCGACGGCGTTGGAGTCGTTCGCCGTAAGCGCAGTCGGGCGAGACGGGAACGCGATTGGCGGTCTAACAGACGTGGCCGTCTTCGTCGCAGCAGCGACGCGACGACGGGATTGCAGCCCATGCTTCTTGAGCCAGTAACGAACGTTGACCTGAGAGCAGCCGTGGCAGTCGGCGATTTGGCGCTGGCTCAGCCCTTTAGCCAGCGCGGATTCCAATAGCTCTTTGTCCACACGGGCAGTGTAGCTCAACCCGGTGCGCTGCTGTTGCGCTACGGCCACACTCGCGGCCCGAAGGCCAGTACCCGCAGAGGGATTTGAACCCCCGACCTGCGCCGTGTGAAGGCGCTGCTCTGCGCGCTGAGCTATGCGGGCTTGGCTCCCCTGCCTGGACTCGAACCAAGATCAGCCGGTTAACAGCCGGCCGCTCTACCCTTGAACCACAGGGGAATGGCAGCGCGGACGGGACTCGAACCCGCACATGTCCCGGGTGAAAGCCGGGCGACTCTTCCATTCGTCCACCGCGCCAGGTGGGTACGTGCCGCGAGCTGGGATCGAACCAGCGACCTACGCCTTGTCGAGACGTTGCTCTCCCGCTGAGCTACCGCGACGGGAGCGGGACCGGGATTCGAACCCGGGTACCTCTGGGTTATGAGCCCAGCGCGCTTCCATAACTGCGCCATCCCGCAAGTGGGCCGCCAGAGGATCGAACTCTGGACACTCCGATTAAAAGTCGGCAGCTCTACCACTGAGCTAGCGGCCTGCAATTGACGTCCCCCGGGCAGGACTCGAACCTGCGACGACCCGGTTTAGGAAACCAGCGCTCTATCCGCTGAGCTACCGGGGGATTTGGTACGCCGTACTGGGATCGAACCAGTGACATTCCGATTAAGAGTCGGAAGCTCTACCAACTGAGCTAACGGCGCATGGCGGAAGGTAAAGGAGTTGAACCCTCGGGCTTTCACCCGGTGCCGGTTTTCGAGACCGGTCGCGGACCTGTTCCGCACTACCCTCCATGCGTCGGGTTGACAGGATTCGAACCTGCGTCCTCGCGGTCCCGAACCGCGCGCTCCACCAAACTGAGCTACAACCCGTTGAGTCGGGATAGCCGGATTCGAACCGGCGACTTCCGGTCCCCCCAGACCGGAGCGCTACCTGACTGCGCCGTATCCCGAAAGAGCCCCCGACTGGAATCGAACCAGCGACACCGAGAACCGTAATCTCGTGCTCTTTCCACTGAGCTACGGGGGCATGTGTTGCAAACGAGGGAAGCCGGCCGGTACGCCGGGTTCTGCCCCGCCCCGGCGGCCCGTGCCGTCGGCTGGAGTCGAACCAGCGCATCTCCTCGTTATCAGCGAGGTGCCTTAACCAGCTTGGCCACGACGGCTTGGCGGAGGGACCGGGATTCGAACCCGGGCCGGGGTTGCCCCCGGTCTTCCTTAGCAGGGAAGCGCCATAGACCGCTCATGCCACCCCTCCATAATCTTGCTGCGCGGCGCCGACGGGACTCGAACCCGCAACCCCCGCCTCGACAGGGCGGTGCTCTGGCCAATTGAGCTACGACACCTTGGCGCGCGACTTCCAGCCGGCTCGGCTTTCCCACAGGGGAGATCGCATACACGGTCCACCTATCGCGCTTCGGCGGACCTGCGGTCACGAACTGGCCGGCATGGACAGTGGAT
The nucleotide sequence above comes from Micromonospora sp. NBC_00389. Encoded proteins:
- a CDS encoding ArsR/SmtB family transcription factor, yielding MSKQGAPLALVDLTADTPCCPPLAQRRVPAETAAVLAPTFKALGDPVRLQLMSMIASAEGGEACVCDLTPAFDLTGPTISHHLKTLREAGLVDAERRGTWVYYRARPAILRQLAALLTVEPTPTA
- a CDS encoding arsenate reductase/protein-tyrosine-phosphatase family protein yields the protein MSIELASLQGRARIHAALGDPARLAVVDALTLGDASPGEIAQDLGMPTNLVAHHVKVLTEAGLVVRSRSEGDRRRTYLRLRPEALAMLMPAPLTEVGRVVFVCTHNSARSQLAAALWSDRTHTSAASAGTQPAERVHPRAVAVAHRHGLRLNPTGTAHVADIVRDGDLVIAVCDNAHEELTGPAAPRLHWSVPDPVRVDTDAAFEAAFADLAARVDRVAPNVAAATSSAGRHD
- a CDS encoding arsenate reductase ArsC produces the protein MSDKPSVLFVCVHNAGRSQMAAGWLRHLAGDAVEVRSAGSAPAETVNPAAVQAMREVGIDITDQTPKLLEYATAQSSDVIVTMGCGDACPVFPGKRYEDWKLDDPAGKGVEAVRPIRDEIRTRVEKLLTELRPVA
- the arsB gene encoding ACR3 family arsenite efflux transporter — its product is MTALATPARTTPRLSTLDRLLPVWIGAAMAAGLLLGRLIPGLDDALDRVKIGGISVPIALGLLIMMYPVLAKVRYDRLDTVTSDRRLLISSLVINWLIGPAVMFALAWLLLPDQPAYRTGLIIVGLARCIAMVIIWNDLACGDREAAAVLVALNSVFQVLAFGLLGWFYLTVLPGWLGLEQAGLSVSGWDIAGSVLVFLGIPLTAGYLTRKLGERAKGRDWYEAKFLPRIGPVALYGLLFTIVLLFALQGDAITAQPWDVARIALPLLAYFAIMWFGSFAIGRAIGLNYERTTTLAFTAAGNNFELAIAVAIGVFGVTSGQALAGVVGPLIEVPVLVALVYVSLAARRRFFPTGVTIA
- a CDS encoding GNAT family N-acetyltransferase codes for the protein MAAEATPGREVVLETDRLLLRPWREAEAVVQRELWTERDPRVPPHRRIDADGHPTIAELEDSIRTNQPSSTGLLAIERKAARDVIGYCGLIDGGRGSEGEPELAFELLRRFWGQGYATEASLAVLDWAGSSGYERLWATVWEWNTASRRVLAKVGFTETERKEVDAVYGTTLFTTRRL
- a CDS encoding group I intron-associated PD-(D/E)XK endonuclease, translating into MDKELLESALAKGLSQRQIADCHGCSQVNVRYWLKKHGLQSRRRVAAATKTATSVRPPIAFPSRPTALTANDSNAVAAIVESRVLAALTNAGYPCYVPFGVGKADLVIETGDGMKSVQCKTARLVRNGSVIEFATTSKNYAQQRTTYVGLVDYFGVAVPGRPGVYLVPVSEVGKSSAYLRIAPPVNGQRSLVRMADDFLIPGSTEI